The nucleotide window CCACTTTCTTATTAAATTTCGGTAAAGAACTAGCCGATAGAGATGTATCTGTTGGGATATTGATTAATGATTTCGGTGAGGTAACAGTTGATGGTGACACCCTAGAAGATTATGACATGGATGCTACCGAGATAGCTAAAGGCTGTGTTTGTTGTGAAGTTAAACAAAACCTAGTTTTAAGCATCCGTGACCTTAGAAAAGCATTCGACCCCGAAGTAATAATCTTAGAAACATCAGGCGTAGCTTCATTGGTACCAATATTCCGGACCGTCGAAAAATATGTAGATGATATAGAGACCATAACCCTTGTAGATCTAGCTCGATACCAAGACATAATAGATGCATTCGAAGTTGTTGGAAACCAAATACGAGCCGCAGACCTTGTATTACTAAACAAAAAAGACC belongs to Methanonatronarchaeum sp. AMET-Sl and includes:
- a CDS encoding GTP-binding protein; this encodes MGTKFVVVSGFLGSGKTTFLLNFGKELADRDVSVGILINDFGEVTVDGDTLEDYDMDATEIAKGCVCCEVKQNLVLSIRDLRKAFDPEVIILETSGVASLVPIFRTVEKYVDDIETITLVDLARYQDIIDAFEVVGNQIRAADLVLLNKKDLATDEEIQEIENEVRKILDRNKMNTEIKEISARNGEGTEEAINLVMEN